From the Ictalurus furcatus strain D&B chromosome 19, Billie_1.0, whole genome shotgun sequence genome, one window contains:
- the LOC128623292 gene encoding scavenger receptor cysteine-rich type 1 protein M130 isoform X2: MEICLTFILLSSTLTLTAADSVRLVNGGSRCAGRVEVLQEGRWGTVCGHSWDMDDAAVVCRELRCGEAVNAPQYAHFGPGSGPIWMDNVRCRGSESKLKNCESRGRGEQYCGHGRDAGVTCSGQNSRLTAGPHRCSGRVEVLLGGSWSTVCDADFDQQDAEVVCRELGCGIPVEVLGSSAFGRGEGQVWTEELQCRGNESEIYFCPTSSSLKHSTCSHYNDVGLICSGHTGARLVNGPDSCSGRVELQYLSDWGTVCAVGWDMRVADVLCAQLDCGSAVAVLEVDWFGEGSGHIWADVFDCQGKETHLSQCGISSWSRAACSHKHDAGVVCNGSSVAFHEGRVRLSGGSECQGEVEIYFRQDWRRVLLDSWSLSEASVLCRQLGCGSVLNYRSSPSTTEHKHMCVTGFSCSGSEAHLGNCSSAQSVNCSSGEQLYITCSGPSSIRLVGSGGDCAGRLEVFHSGSWGTVCDDSWDIEDAQVVCRQLQCGVALSTHIPAWFGPGTGSIWLNEVECEGNETSLWNCRFQLCEEGECGHQEDVGVVCSEFKEIRLTEGCEGNLEVFYNGTWGNVCHNQMDEETVNMVCRELNCGRRGSVSNTEARVKSAPNWLDYLKCRKHDSNLWQCPSSPWGQNRCDNGDEVARITCTDDGKSLRTQEKCSSFPSQKHCSKHWSLRLSGGEGSCSGRLEVYHNATWGSVCDDQWNIRNAQVVCRQLGCGSALSADRNVSSGPGEGTIWLNRVKCRGDEIHLWDCHHSLKKHTDCSHAGVTCADVSTTTPTTTTTTTSEYDDVDEKL; encoded by the exons TGTGGGGAGGCTGTAAATGCACCACAATACGCTCACTTTGGACCAGGATCAGGACCAATCTGGATGGATAATGTACGCTGTAGAGGATCAGAGTCGAAACTGAAGAACTGTGAATCACGTGGGAGGGGGGAACAGTACTGTGGTCATGGTCGTGATGCTGGAGTCACCTGCTCAG GTCAGAATTCGAGACTCACTGCTGGTCCTCACCGGTGCTCTGGGAGAGTGGAGGTGCTTCTTGGAGGTTCCTggtccacagtgtgtgatgcTGACTTTGACCAGCAGGATGCAGAGGTTGTGTGTCGAGAGCTGGGCTGTGGGATTCCTGTGGAGGTGCTGGGATCATCTGCTTTTGGCCGAGGGGAGGGTCAGGTGTGGACAGAGGAGCTTCAGTGTAGAGGAAATGAATCTGAGATTTACTTCTGTCCAACATCATCTTCACTCAAACACTCAACCTGCTCCCATTACAACGATGTGGGATTAATATGTTCTG GTCACACAGGGGCGCGGCTGGTGAACGGACCGGACTCCTGTTCTGGTCGAGTGGAGCTCCAGTACCTCAGTGACTGGGGCACAGTTTGTGCTGTAGGCTGGGATATGAGAGTTGCAGATGTTCTCTGTGCACAGCTGGATTGTGGGAGTGCTGTGGCTGTGCTGGAGGTGGACTGGTTTGGGGAGGGGAGTGGCCACATCTGGGCTGATGTGTTTGATTGTCAGGGGAAGGAGACACACCTATCACAATGTGGCATCTCATCATGGAGTCGAGCTGCATGCTCTCATAAACACGATGCTGGAGTCGTCTGTAATG GATCATCCGTGGCGTTTCATGAGGGGCGAGTGCGGTTGTCTGGAGGGAGCGAGTGTCAGGGGGAGGTGGAGATTTATTTCAGGCAGGACTGGAGGAGAGTTCTCCTGGACTCGTGGAGTCTGTCTGAGGCGTCTGTGCTCTGCAGACAGCTGGGCTGTGGCTCCGTGCTGAACTACCGCTCCTCTCCATCCAccactgaacacaaacacatgtgtgTAACGGGTTTCAGCTGCTCTGGGAGTGAAGCTCATCTGGGGAACTGCAGCAGTGCACAATCTGTCAACTGCAGCTCCGGGGAACAGCTGTACATCACCTGCTCAG GCCCCAGCTCCATCAGACTGGTCGGTTCTGGGGGAGACTGTGCAGGAAGGCTGGAGGTTTTCCACAGCGGCTCGTGGGGGACAGTGTGTGATGACTCGTGGGATATTGAGGATGCGCAGGTGGTGTGCAGACAGCTGCAGTGTGGAGTGGCCCTCAGTACACACATACCAGCCTGGTTTGGTCCTGGAACTGGGTCCATATGGCTGAATGAGGTGGAGTGTGAGGGGAACGAGACGTCCCTGTGGAACTGCAGATTTCAGCTGTGTGAAGAGGGTGAATGTGGACACCAGGAGGACGTAGGAGTCGTGTGCTCAG AGTTTAAAGAGATACGACTCACGGAGGGCTGTGAGGGGAATCTGGAAGTGTTCTACAATGGAACCTGGGGTAATGTGTGTCACAATCAGATGGATGAGGAGACAGTAAACATGGTGTGTCGAGAGCTGAACTGTGGAAGACGTGGCAGTGTGTCAAACACTGAAGCACGAGTAAAATCTGCTCCTAACTGGCTGGATTATCTGAAGTGTAGGAAACACGACTCTAATCTGTGGCAGTGTCCATCTTCACCCTGGGGACAGAACAGATGTGATAATGGTGATGAGGTGGCTCGTATTACCTGCACAG atgATGGAAAGTCTCTACGTACACAAGAAAAGTGCTCTTCATTTCCCTCTCAGAAACACTGCTCAA agcaCTGGTCTCTCAGGCTGAGTGGAGGAGAGGGAAGCTGCTCTGGGAGGTTGGAGGTGTATCATAACGCTACGTGGGGCTCCGTTTGTGATGATCAGTGGAACATCAGGAACGCTCAGGTGGTGTGCAGACAGCTGGGCTGTGGGTCGGCGCTGAGTGCTGATAGGAATGTTAGTTCTGGTCCTGGTGAAGGGACTATCTGGCTGAACAGAGTGAAGTGTCGAGGGGATGAGATTCACCTGTGGGACTGTCATCATTCCCTGAAGAAACACACTGACTGCTCTCATGCTGGAGTCACCTGTGCAG ATGTGTCCACTACTacacccaccaccaccaccaccaccacatcaG AATACGATGACGTGGACGAGAAACTTTAG